In the genome of Streptomyces globosus, one region contains:
- a CDS encoding aminotransferase class V-fold PLP-dependent enzyme — protein MTQPTSPTGGSPTSPSSTATGPSSTATGPSRTATGPDSSPAGAGPGSPAVFPGGPALFRLDPAVAHLNHGSFGAVPIPVQEAQAALRDEAHADPDAFFVGAPDRIAAARARIAAHLGADPDGIALVSNATEGANLALAAIPLADGDEVLVTDHGYGTVTAAAARRATVTTAALDPYLPDEDAVREAVLAAVTPRTRVALLDHISSPTARTVATPRLLAELADRGITTVVDGAHAPGMLADPLAVGADFYFGNLHKWGYAPSGTAVLAVAPAHRGRVRALVPSWEDAHGFPRSVENRATADYTGWLAAPEGLDLLARLDAAKVRAHNSALAAHGAALLAELPQLTPLPWGEGLAMRSLRLPPGIAETPEAARALRERMAAEHGIRILVWPWAGGGGIRVCGQLYNRPEEYERLAAVLPGFLSGA, from the coding sequence GTGACCCAGCCGACGAGCCCCACCGGCGGCAGCCCGACCAGCCCGAGCAGCACCGCCACCGGCCCGAGCAGCACCGCCACCGGCCCGAGCCGCACCGCGACCGGCCCGGACAGCAGCCCGGCCGGCGCCGGCCCCGGCAGTCCCGCCGTGTTCCCCGGCGGGCCCGCCCTGTTCCGCCTCGACCCGGCGGTCGCCCACCTCAACCACGGCTCCTTCGGCGCCGTCCCGATCCCGGTGCAGGAGGCCCAGGCGGCGCTGCGCGACGAGGCCCACGCCGACCCCGACGCCTTCTTCGTGGGCGCCCCCGACCGGATCGCCGCCGCCCGCGCCCGGATCGCCGCCCACCTGGGCGCCGACCCCGACGGCATCGCCCTCGTCTCCAACGCCACCGAGGGCGCCAACCTCGCACTCGCGGCGATCCCCCTGGCCGACGGCGACGAGGTCCTCGTCACCGACCACGGCTACGGCACCGTCACCGCGGCCGCCGCCCGCCGCGCCACCGTCACCACCGCCGCCCTCGACCCGTACCTCCCCGACGAGGACGCCGTCCGCGAGGCCGTCCTGGCCGCCGTGACGCCCCGTACGAGGGTCGCCCTCCTCGACCACATCAGCTCGCCCACCGCCCGGACCGTCGCCACCCCGCGGCTCCTCGCCGAACTCGCCGACCGCGGCATCACCACCGTCGTCGACGGCGCCCACGCCCCCGGCATGCTCGCCGACCCGCTCGCCGTCGGCGCCGACTTCTACTTCGGCAACCTCCACAAGTGGGGCTACGCCCCCTCCGGCACCGCGGTCCTGGCCGTCGCCCCCGCCCACCGCGGCCGCGTCCGGGCCCTCGTCCCCTCCTGGGAGGACGCGCACGGCTTCCCGCGCTCCGTCGAGAACCGGGCCACCGCCGACTACACCGGCTGGCTCGCCGCCCCCGAGGGGCTGGACCTCCTCGCCCGCCTCGACGCCGCCAAGGTCCGCGCCCACAACAGCGCCCTCGCCGCGCACGGCGCGGCCCTGCTCGCCGAACTCCCGCAGCTCACCCCGCTCCCGTGGGGAGAAGGCCTCGCCATGCGCTCCCTGCGCCTCCCGCCCGGCATCGCCGAGACGCCGGAGGCCGCCCGCGCGCTGCGCGAGCGGATGGCCGCCGAGCACGGCATCCGGATCCTCGTCTGGCCCTGGGCGGGCGGCGGCGGCATCCGCGTGTGCGGGCAGCTCTACAACCGCCCCGAGGAGTACGAGCGCCTCGCCGCCGTCCTCCCCGGCTTCCTCAGCGGCGCCTGA
- the cobF gene encoding precorrin-6A synthase (deacetylating): MKKFSVIGIGAGDPEHLTLQAVRAIGAADAFLILEKGEEKADLTGLRRAMLDEHARPGHRLVEGRDPDRDRTPEQYAPTVDGWRSARAEIFERFIAEDLAEGETGAFLVWGDPSLYDSTLAILDEVLERGRVAFAYEVVPGVSSISSLLARHRTTLNRVGRPVQITTGRRLAEGWPQDADDVVVMLDARHAFTAHLDQDAYIYWGAYVGTPDEILVQGRLAEVAGRIEELRTEARARKGWIMDTYLLRRR, from the coding sequence GTGAAGAAGTTCTCAGTGATCGGCATAGGCGCGGGCGACCCGGAACACCTGACCCTCCAGGCGGTCAGGGCGATCGGCGCGGCGGACGCGTTCCTCATCCTGGAGAAGGGCGAGGAGAAGGCGGACCTGACGGGGCTGCGGCGCGCGATGCTCGACGAGCACGCCCGCCCCGGCCACCGGCTGGTGGAGGGCCGGGACCCGGACCGGGACCGCACCCCGGAGCAGTACGCGCCGACGGTGGACGGGTGGCGCAGCGCGCGGGCGGAGATCTTCGAGCGGTTCATCGCGGAGGACCTCGCCGAGGGCGAGACGGGCGCGTTCCTGGTGTGGGGCGATCCGTCGCTGTACGACTCCACCCTCGCGATCCTCGACGAGGTGCTGGAGCGCGGCCGGGTGGCGTTCGCGTACGAGGTGGTGCCGGGCGTCAGCAGCATCTCCTCGCTGCTGGCCCGGCACCGCACGACGCTGAACCGGGTCGGGCGCCCGGTCCAGATCACCACGGGGCGCCGCCTGGCCGAGGGCTGGCCGCAGGACGCCGACGACGTGGTGGTGATGCTGGACGCGCGGCACGCCTTCACGGCCCACCTCGACCAGGACGCGTACATCTACTGGGGCGCCTACGTGGGCACCCCGGACGAGATCCTGGTGCAGGGCCGGCTCGCGGAGGTGGCGGGCCGGATCGAGGAGCTGCGTACGGAGGCCCGCGCCCGCAAGGGCTGGATCATGGACACGTACCTGCTCAGGCGCCGCTGA
- a CDS encoding (Fe-S)-binding protein, whose translation MRAALFVTCVNDALHPRTGVAAVRLLERLGVEVDFPAAQSCCGQPQYNTGHRREAEPLLRRTAEAFAGHRYVVTPSGSCTAMVRGHYPRIGRLARQEGRGGRLEAYAEDLAPRVYELSEFLVDVLGVTDVGAYYPHTVAYHPSCHGLRGLGLGERPRRLLAAVKGLELVELPGAEECCGFGGTFAVKNPDVSAAMGADKAAAAAAAGAGVLCGGDTSCLVHLDGILRRTGSPVRTVHLAEILASTEEEPLV comes from the coding sequence ATGCGAGCCGCGCTGTTCGTCACCTGCGTCAACGACGCGCTCCACCCCCGCACCGGGGTGGCCGCCGTCCGCCTGCTGGAGCGGCTCGGGGTCGAGGTGGACTTCCCGGCCGCCCAGAGCTGCTGCGGGCAGCCGCAGTACAACACCGGCCACCGCCGCGAGGCCGAACCGCTGCTGCGCCGCACCGCCGAGGCCTTCGCCGGCCACCGCTACGTCGTCACCCCGTCCGGCTCCTGCACCGCCATGGTCCGCGGCCACTACCCGCGCATCGGGCGGCTCGCCCGGCAGGAGGGCCGCGGAGGCCGGCTGGAGGCGTACGCGGAGGACCTGGCGCCGCGGGTGTACGAGCTGTCCGAGTTCCTGGTGGACGTGCTCGGGGTGACCGACGTCGGCGCGTACTACCCGCACACCGTCGCCTACCACCCCTCCTGCCACGGGCTGCGCGGGCTCGGCCTGGGGGAGCGGCCGCGCCGGCTCCTCGCCGCGGTCAAGGGGCTGGAGCTCGTCGAACTGCCCGGCGCGGAGGAGTGCTGCGGCTTCGGCGGCACGTTCGCCGTGAAGAACCCGGACGTGTCCGCGGCGATGGGCGCCGACAAGGCCGCGGCGGCTGCCGCCGCGGGGGCCGGGGTGCTGTGCGGCGGCGACACCTCCTGCCTCGTCCACCTCGACGGCATCCTGCGCCGCACCGGTTCGCCTGTACGGACCGTGCACCTGGCCGAGATCCTGGCCTCGACCGAGGAGGAACCGCTCGTATGA
- a CDS encoding alpha/beta hydrolase family protein, whose protein sequence is MASRRSTRRRRVVRAVLAALAALAVAAAGLGGLVVWQHTYDLREEAVTVRRDGRTLDGVLALPEQGKGPFPLVVFVHGDGPVDATHDTFYRPIWESFARAGYASLSWNKPGVGGSPGDWLDQSMDDRAQEAVDAIAWARQRPDVDSRRIGLWGASQAGWVLPKIAAKNPGIRFVIAVSPAVNWHRQGRYHLLAELRRDGASDAEVAAALRRRETGLELLGRGAPYEEYVRAVGDPQGMTAARWRFVSKNHTADASADLPALSGVPVLLVLAGHDMNVDTADTEAAYRRLLPGPALRVGRYPDATHGLVRQDVENSALRLTLTALCAPRALFAEGFLEDQRQFLASVGTEGPKR, encoded by the coding sequence ATGGCATCGAGACGCAGCACGCGCCGCCGCCGGGTGGTGCGGGCCGTGCTCGCGGCGCTGGCCGCACTGGCGGTCGCCGCGGCGGGCCTGGGCGGGCTGGTGGTCTGGCAGCACACCTACGACCTGCGCGAGGAGGCTGTGACGGTACGCCGGGACGGCCGGACCCTGGACGGCGTGCTGGCCCTGCCCGAACAGGGGAAGGGGCCCTTCCCGCTGGTGGTCTTCGTGCACGGGGACGGCCCCGTCGACGCCACCCACGACACCTTCTACCGGCCGATCTGGGAGTCCTTCGCTCGAGCCGGATACGCCTCGCTGTCCTGGAACAAGCCGGGCGTGGGCGGCTCGCCCGGAGACTGGCTCGACCAGTCCATGGACGACCGCGCCCAGGAGGCCGTCGACGCCATCGCCTGGGCCCGGCAGCGGCCGGACGTCGACAGCCGCCGGATCGGCCTGTGGGGCGCCAGCCAGGCCGGCTGGGTCCTGCCCAAGATCGCCGCCAAGAACCCCGGCATCCGCTTCGTCATCGCCGTCTCACCAGCCGTCAACTGGCACCGGCAAGGCCGCTACCACCTCCTCGCCGAGCTGCGCCGCGACGGCGCCTCCGACGCCGAGGTCGCCGCCGCCCTGCGCCGCCGCGAGACGGGCCTGGAACTCCTCGGGCGGGGCGCCCCGTACGAGGAGTACGTACGCGCCGTCGGCGATCCGCAGGGCATGACGGCCGCCCGCTGGAGGTTCGTCTCCAAGAACCACACCGCCGACGCGAGCGCCGACCTGCCGGCGCTGAGCGGGGTGCCCGTCCTGCTGGTGCTCGCCGGACACGACATGAACGTGGACACCGCCGACACCGAGGCCGCCTACCGGCGGCTGCTGCCGGGGCCCGCGCTGCGCGTCGGCCGCTACCCGGACGCCACGCACGGCCTGGTCAGGCAGGACGTCGAGAACTCCGCACTCCGCCTCACCCTGACCGCGCTGTGCGCGCCGAGGGCCCTGTTCGCCGAGGGCTTTCTGGAAGACCAGCGGCAGTTCCTGGCCTCCGTCGGCACCGAAGGACCGAAACGATGA
- a CDS encoding DUF309 domain-containing protein — translation MARQPEGVVRSPAETVGEAQRLLDAGMPFHAHEVFEDAWKSGPQEAAPLWRGLAQVAVGLTHAARGNAVGGARLLRRGADALAAPGGVGRPDAGVPWYGIDVPGVVGWARELAGRVEAGGGPVDPVAEAPRLGGASPPPSG, via the coding sequence GTGGCGCGGCAGCCGGAGGGGGTGGTGCGCTCCCCGGCGGAGACGGTCGGGGAGGCGCAGCGCCTGCTGGACGCGGGGATGCCCTTCCATGCGCACGAGGTGTTCGAGGACGCCTGGAAGTCCGGGCCGCAGGAGGCTGCCCCGCTGTGGCGGGGGCTCGCGCAGGTGGCGGTCGGGCTGACCCATGCGGCCCGCGGGAACGCGGTCGGCGGGGCACGGCTGCTGCGGCGCGGAGCCGATGCGCTGGCCGCGCCGGGCGGAGTGGGCCGGCCGGATGCGGGTGTCCCCTGGTACGGCATTGATGTGCCGGGGGTGGTCGGCTGGGCTCGGGAGCTCGCCGGGCGGGTCGAGGCGGGGGGCGGGCCCGTCGATCCGGTGGCCGAGGCGCCCCGGCTGGGCGGAGCCTCGCCGCCGCCGAGCGGCTGA
- a CDS encoding PaaX family transcriptional regulator C-terminal domain-containing protein has product MTSRPPAASAAEPAAPEIGTRTLVFGLIREDGTVDAGELYAVAEALGMTDQQVRLCVKRLVADGRFTQEGRGRKARLHATADPTGSIAPDVEYVRHAYRQDQGLAPWDGTWHLFAFAIPETARQARDTLRDALLHLGAAPLQGGLYVSANAIGDLVEAHARHLGVLPSLTRLTSRDLRVGEETEPTRLAALLWPIRPIAERHEALAALAAARLARLSEPAAATGTERLTYAIELAAAFTTAMAPDPLLPPELLPQPWPGTRARALAARCWDALAAEEDEADGRLRLFRLYDRAVTAPRPGPPE; this is encoded by the coding sequence ATGACCAGCAGGCCTCCGGCAGCTTCCGCAGCGGAGCCCGCCGCACCGGAGATCGGGACCCGGACGCTGGTGTTCGGCCTCATCCGCGAGGACGGCACCGTCGACGCCGGCGAGCTGTACGCCGTCGCCGAAGCCCTCGGCATGACCGACCAGCAGGTCCGGCTGTGCGTCAAACGCCTCGTCGCCGATGGCCGGTTCACCCAGGAGGGCCGCGGCCGCAAGGCGCGACTGCACGCGACCGCCGACCCCACCGGCTCCATCGCGCCGGACGTGGAGTACGTCCGGCACGCCTACCGGCAGGACCAGGGGCTCGCCCCCTGGGACGGAACCTGGCACCTGTTCGCCTTCGCCATCCCCGAGACCGCCCGGCAGGCCCGCGACACCCTGCGCGACGCCCTCCTCCACCTCGGCGCGGCCCCCCTCCAGGGCGGCCTCTACGTCAGCGCCAACGCGATCGGCGACCTCGTCGAGGCCCACGCCCGCCACCTGGGCGTCCTGCCCTCCCTCACCCGCCTCACCAGCCGCGACCTACGGGTGGGCGAGGAAACCGAGCCCACCCGGCTGGCCGCCCTGCTCTGGCCGATCCGGCCGATCGCCGAGCGCCACGAGGCACTCGCGGCGCTCGCCGCGGCCCGCCTGGCCAGACTCTCCGAACCGGCAGCCGCCACCGGGACCGAACGGCTGACGTACGCCATCGAACTGGCGGCGGCCTTCACCACCGCGATGGCCCCCGACCCGCTGCTGCCCCCCGAGCTGCTCCCGCAGCCCTGGCCCGGCACCCGCGCTCGCGCCCTGGCAGCACGCTGCTGGGACGCCCTCGCCGCAGAGGAGGACGAAGCCGACGGCCGTCTGCGGCTGTTCCGCCTCTACGACCGCGCGGTCACCGCGCCCCGGCCGGGCCCGCCCGAGTGA
- a CDS encoding LutC/YkgG family protein translates to MTSRDVILARIRRAGAAGATGPTGAEAPIPRDYLRVHGERTPAESADLLAANLAEYRAHVHRTADDGLPALLARLLARRGTRTVLVPAGLPLYWLADAAATHVPDRAAATPYEFDAVDSVVTGCALAVAETGTLVLDGGPAQGRRRITLIPDHHVCVVRVPDQVVDSVPQALERLDPTRPLTWISGPSATSDIELDRVEGVHGPRTLDVILATTPTPPTAAPHTQP, encoded by the coding sequence GTGACGAGCAGGGACGTCATCCTGGCCCGCATCCGGCGGGCCGGGGCCGCCGGCGCCACTGGGCCCACCGGGGCCGAAGCGCCCATTCCGCGGGACTACCTCCGCGTCCACGGCGAGCGCACCCCCGCCGAATCCGCCGACCTGCTCGCCGCAAACCTCGCCGAGTACCGCGCCCACGTCCACCGCACCGCCGACGACGGCCTCCCCGCCCTCCTGGCCCGGCTGCTGGCCCGGCGCGGCACCCGCACCGTCCTCGTCCCGGCCGGCCTGCCCCTGTACTGGCTCGCCGACGCGGCCGCCACGCACGTACCCGACCGCGCCGCGGCCACCCCGTACGAATTCGACGCCGTGGACAGCGTGGTCACCGGCTGCGCCCTGGCCGTCGCCGAGACCGGGACGCTCGTCCTCGACGGCGGCCCCGCGCAGGGCCGGCGCCGCATCACCCTGATCCCGGACCACCACGTGTGCGTGGTCCGCGTCCCGGACCAGGTCGTCGACTCGGTGCCGCAGGCCCTGGAACGCCTGGACCCGACCCGCCCGCTGACGTGGATCTCCGGCCCCTCCGCGACCAGCGACATCGAACTGGACCGCGTGGAGGGCGTCCACGGCCCCCGCACCCTGGACGTCATCCTCGCCACCACCCCGACACCCCCGACGGCGGCCCCGCACACGCAGCCCTGA
- a CDS encoding lactate utilization protein B, producing the protein MTTRGTQAADGPQAALPGTPAFPEAARRAVHDPVLRANLRHATHTIRGRRARAVAELADWDRLRAAGKAIKDHTLRHLDRYLVQLEESVTAAGGTVHWAVDAAEACRIVTRLVQATGEREVVKVKSMATQEISLNEALEEAGIAAYETDLAELIVQLGHDRPSHILVPAIHRNRGEIRDLFAREMGRWGRPAPDGLGDDPRELAEAARRHLREKFLRAGVAVSGANFMVAETGTLVVFESEGNGRMCLTLPETLISVVGIEKVVPTFRDLEVFLQTLPRSSTAERMNPYTTMWTGTAGGDGPSAFHLVLLDNGRTDTLADAVGRQALRCIRCSACLNVCPVYERAGGHAYGSVYPGPIGAVLSPQLRGTGSPVDASLPFASTLCGACEEVCPVAIDIPEILVHLRERIVQGGPATREGVRVRIRPARGHAAERAALRAARLLLDHPGALRAGERLLARARRLRPRRLPGPGRAWTDSRDLPEPPEQPFRDWWAQRERQDRTPRRQDQAGTP; encoded by the coding sequence ATGACGACCCGCGGAACGCAGGCGGCAGACGGCCCGCAGGCGGCCCTCCCCGGCACGCCCGCCTTCCCCGAGGCCGCGCGCCGCGCCGTCCACGACCCCGTCCTGCGCGCCAACCTGCGGCACGCCACGCACACCATCCGCGGCCGCCGCGCCCGGGCCGTCGCCGAACTCGCCGACTGGGACCGGCTCCGCGCCGCAGGCAAGGCGATCAAGGACCACACGCTGCGCCACCTCGACCGCTACCTGGTGCAGCTGGAGGAGTCCGTCACGGCGGCGGGCGGCACCGTCCACTGGGCGGTCGACGCGGCCGAGGCCTGCCGCATCGTCACCCGGCTGGTCCAGGCCACCGGCGAGCGCGAGGTCGTCAAGGTCAAGTCGATGGCCACCCAGGAGATCAGCCTGAACGAAGCCCTGGAGGAGGCCGGGATCGCCGCGTACGAGACCGACCTCGCCGAGCTCATCGTGCAGCTCGGCCACGACCGGCCCTCCCACATCCTCGTCCCCGCGATCCACCGCAACCGCGGCGAGATCCGGGACCTCTTCGCGCGGGAGATGGGCCGCTGGGGGCGCCCCGCCCCCGACGGCCTCGGCGACGACCCGCGGGAACTCGCCGAGGCGGCCCGCCGCCACCTGCGGGAGAAGTTCCTGCGGGCCGGGGTCGCCGTGTCCGGCGCGAACTTCATGGTCGCGGAGACCGGCACCCTCGTCGTGTTCGAGTCCGAGGGGAACGGCCGGATGTGCCTGACCCTGCCCGAGACGCTGATCTCCGTCGTCGGCATCGAGAAGGTCGTCCCGACCTTCCGCGACCTGGAGGTCTTCCTCCAGACGCTGCCCCGCTCCTCCACCGCCGAGCGGATGAACCCGTACACGACCATGTGGACCGGCACCGCCGGCGGGGACGGGCCCTCCGCGTTCCACCTCGTCCTCCTCGACAACGGCCGCACCGACACCCTCGCCGACGCGGTCGGCCGCCAGGCGCTGCGCTGCATCCGCTGCTCCGCCTGCCTGAACGTCTGCCCCGTCTACGAGCGGGCCGGCGGCCACGCCTACGGCTCCGTCTACCCCGGCCCGATCGGCGCCGTCCTCAGCCCCCAACTGCGGGGCACCGGCAGCCCCGTCGACGCGTCGCTGCCGTTCGCGTCCACGCTGTGCGGGGCCTGCGAGGAGGTGTGCCCCGTCGCCATCGACATCCCCGAGATCCTCGTCCACCTGCGGGAACGCATCGTCCAAGGCGGCCCGGCCACCCGCGAGGGGGTCCGCGTACGGATCCGGCCCGCCCGCGGCCACGCCGCCGAACGGGCCGCCCTGCGGGCCGCCCGACTGCTGCTCGACCACCCCGGCGCCCTGCGGGCGGGGGAGCGGCTGCTGGCCCGCGCACGCCGCCTGCGGCCGCGCCGGCTGCCCGGACCGGGCCGGGCCTGGACCGACAGCCGCGACCTGCCCGAACCACCCGAACAGCCCTTCCGTGACTGGTGGGCGCAGCGGGAACGACAAGACCGGACACCACGGCGGCAGGACCAGGCAGGCACACCGTGA
- a CDS encoding GNAT family N-acetyltransferase codes for MDSAVAIRRSVPQGAGEQVAELYWEAFGRKLGAALGPPERGRAFIARHLHHDRAAVALTPDGDRVVGVAGYQLGGRGLTGGGVRDVLSGYGLFRGLPRLAVLALLERTPEPGELVMDGIAVDPARRGAGIGGLLLTEIATIAAEHGCSRVRLDVIDANPRARALYERHGFTAVHTEQTPYLKGLLGFGAVTTMHRAIPGTSTGKEQQP; via the coding sequence ATGGACTCAGCCGTTGCCATCCGGCGCAGCGTGCCCCAAGGCGCCGGGGAGCAGGTCGCCGAGTTGTACTGGGAGGCCTTCGGCCGCAAGCTCGGCGCCGCCCTGGGCCCGCCTGAGCGCGGCCGCGCCTTCATCGCCCGCCACCTCCACCACGACCGCGCCGCCGTCGCCCTCACCCCCGACGGCGACCGGGTCGTGGGCGTGGCCGGCTACCAGCTCGGCGGGCGGGGCCTGACCGGCGGCGGCGTGCGCGACGTGCTCTCCGGCTACGGGCTCTTCCGCGGCCTCCCCCGGCTCGCCGTACTGGCCCTGCTCGAACGCACCCCGGAGCCGGGGGAACTGGTCATGGACGGCATCGCCGTCGACCCCGCCCGCCGGGGCGCCGGCATCGGCGGCCTGCTGCTGACCGAGATCGCGACCATCGCGGCCGAACACGGCTGTTCCCGGGTCCGCCTGGACGTCATCGACGCCAACCCGCGCGCCCGCGCCCTGTACGAGCGCCACGGCTTCACCGCCGTACACACCGAGCAGACCCCGTACCTCAAGGGCCTCCTGGGATTCGGCGCGGTGACTACCATGCATCGCGCCATACCCGGCACCAGCACCGGCAAGGAGCAGCAGCCATGA
- a CDS encoding glycoside hydrolase family 71 protein — MRADRTTARRAERQDGTPAGHRAGGRRARRASHRRRTGLRRRPLLTLLLSGCLFAGFVAAGIAWEPFTAEAGQWAGAPGTGEPRSGTPGASGSGPSGKAAPAPGKNRGGSDKGAEPVPDAGDKVDKRPAGALPFDMPEPAALRSAAGAGRKLVFAHYFTPYPLSLDNVRADKDYYTRNYLDPEGEKGKHERYGGLLRDRPLPVTPKSGNWELANLQQEVRTARSAGLDGFTLDMLSLSGPNWERANLLMEAARSVDPHFKIMLMPDMTSLKTDDPAVVAGAVAALAKSPSAHRLGDGRLVVSPFKAEVRDPAWWTRFMDAMKSRHGIRTALVPTFLDFDSHHARFAPISHGFSEWGSRSYTGQEGAARDVRRSHDLGRLWMQPVSVQDARPNQGVFDEAGNTATLRATWTRAIDDGADWVQLTTWNDYSEGTQFAPSVNNGHAYLDLTSYYLTRFKTGSWPKIVRDTLYVTARTQFAAADPTGDQSLVMRLRRGSAAARDTVEVLSFLKAPATVRTKTGSAKASHQAPAGLHAELLPLRTGTHAAAVERGGKTVAAVELPRPVRGKVEVQDLQYHAVTSGRK, encoded by the coding sequence ATGAGAGCGGACCGGACCACGGCCCGGCGCGCGGAGCGGCAGGACGGCACCCCTGCCGGACACCGGGCCGGGGGCCGCCGGGCGCGGCGCGCCTCGCACCGGCGCCGGACGGGCCTGCGCCGCCGCCCCCTGCTGACCCTGCTCCTGTCCGGGTGCCTCTTCGCCGGCTTCGTCGCCGCCGGCATCGCCTGGGAGCCCTTCACGGCCGAGGCAGGCCAGTGGGCGGGCGCCCCCGGCACCGGCGAACCCCGGTCGGGCACACCCGGCGCGTCCGGATCCGGCCCGTCCGGCAAGGCGGCCCCCGCGCCCGGGAAGAACCGCGGCGGCAGCGACAAGGGCGCCGAACCCGTACCGGACGCGGGCGACAAGGTCGACAAGCGGCCCGCCGGCGCCCTCCCCTTCGACATGCCCGAGCCCGCCGCACTGCGCTCCGCGGCCGGCGCCGGCCGGAAGCTCGTCTTCGCCCACTACTTCACGCCCTACCCGCTCTCCCTCGACAACGTCCGCGCCGACAAGGACTACTACACCCGCAACTACCTCGACCCCGAGGGCGAGAAGGGCAAGCACGAGCGGTACGGGGGCCTCCTGCGCGACCGGCCGCTGCCCGTCACCCCGAAGAGCGGCAACTGGGAACTCGCCAACCTCCAGCAGGAGGTGCGCACCGCCCGCAGCGCCGGCCTCGACGGCTTCACCCTCGACATGCTCTCCCTCAGCGGCCCCAACTGGGAGCGCGCCAACCTCCTGATGGAGGCGGCCCGCTCGGTCGACCCCCACTTCAAGATCATGCTGATGCCGGACATGACCTCGCTGAAGACGGACGACCCGGCCGTCGTCGCCGGAGCCGTCGCCGCCCTGGCCAAGTCGCCGTCCGCCCACCGCCTCGGCGACGGACGGCTCGTCGTCTCCCCCTTCAAGGCCGAGGTCCGCGACCCCGCCTGGTGGACCCGCTTCATGGACGCGATGAAGTCCCGGCACGGCATCCGCACCGCACTCGTCCCGACCTTCCTCGACTTCGACTCCCACCACGCCCGCTTCGCGCCCATCAGCCACGGCTTCTCCGAGTGGGGCTCGCGCAGCTACACCGGCCAGGAGGGCGCCGCACGCGACGTACGCCGCTCCCACGACCTCGGCAGACTGTGGATGCAGCCCGTCTCCGTCCAGGACGCCCGCCCCAACCAGGGCGTCTTCGACGAGGCCGGCAACACCGCCACCCTGCGCGCCACATGGACCCGCGCCATCGACGACGGGGCCGACTGGGTCCAGCTGACCACCTGGAACGACTACTCCGAGGGCACCCAGTTCGCCCCGTCCGTCAACAACGGGCACGCCTACCTCGACCTGACCTCCTACTACCTCACCCGGTTCAAGACCGGCAGCTGGCCGAAGATCGTCCGCGACACCCTGTACGTCACCGCCCGCACCCAGTTCGCGGCCGCCGACCCCACCGGCGACCAGTCGCTCGTGATGCGGCTGCGCCGGGGCAGCGCGGCCGCCCGCGACACCGTCGAGGTGCTCAGCTTCCTCAAGGCCCCGGCGACCGTCCGGACGAAGACCGGCTCGGCCAAGGCCTCCCACCAGGCGCCCGCCGGGCTCCACGCCGAACTCCTCCCGCTGCGCACCGGCACCCACGCGGCCGCCGTCGAACGCGGCGGGAAGACGGTCGCCGCGGTGGAGCTGCCGCGCCCGGTACGGGGCAAGGTCGAGGTGCAGGACCTCCAGTACCACGCCGTCACCAGCGGGCGGAAGTGA